A genome region from Tachyglossus aculeatus isolate mTacAcu1 chromosome 1, mTacAcu1.pri, whole genome shotgun sequence includes the following:
- the TMEM169 gene encoding transmembrane protein 169, protein MARPGPGWLGARQENQGDDHEPMPGEPMPEEGWGRPPGSLLKARRSPGALDGATTLARGAKKRRKKEESWPQSVIVYRSENQGPEEEEEQEEQEEQEDGEPSREEEGAKFLGNPSTEDARYVTLTGTVTRGRRKGQLVDIHVSLTERELRQLSGAADPPGRPACPLGPDRGPHVLLWTVACLPVVFVLAFVVSFYYGTLTWYSVFLVYNEERAFWHKVSCCPCLVLCYPPLIVALAGSLGLYAALAQLSWSWGAWWRAARDLEKGFCGWLCGRLGLDRCAPYSVVELLDATGADTDVPAGPSPGPSAPHVETSAV, encoded by the exons ATGGCCCGCCCGGGACCGGGCTGGCTAGGAGCCCGCCAGGAGAACCAGGGCGATGACCACGAGCCGATGCCAGGGGAGCCGATGCCGGAAGAGGGATGGGGCCGGCCCCCCGGCTCCCTCCTGAAGGCCCGGAGGTCGCCCGGGGCCCTGGACGGAGCCACCACGCTGGCCCGCGGGgccaagaagaggaggaagaaggaggagtctTGGCCACAGTCCGTCATCGTCTACCGCTCGGAGAACCAGGggcccgaggaggaggaagagcaggaggagcaggaagagcaggaagacggggagccctccagagaagaggaaggagccaAGTTCCTGGGGAACCCCTCGACAGAGG ATGCCCGCTACGTGACCCTGACGGGGACGGTGACGCGGGGCCGGAGGAAGGGCCAGCTGGTGGACATCCACGTCAGCCTGACGGAGCGGGAGCTGCGGCAGCTGAGCGGGGCCGCAGACCCCCCGGGCCGGCCCGCCTGCCCCCTGGGGCCCGACCGGGGCCCCCACGTCCTCCTCTGGACGGTGGCCTGTCTGCCCGTGGTCTTCGTCCTGGCCTTCGTGGTCTCCTTCTACTACGGCACCCTCACCTGGTACAGCGTGTTCCTGGTGTACAACGAGGAGCGTGCCTTCTGGCACAAAGTGTCGTGctgcccctgcctggtcctgtgCTACCCGCCGCTCATCGTGGCCCTGGCCGGCTCCCTGGGCCTGTACGCCGCCCTGGCCCAGCTGTCCTGGTCCTGGGGGGCCTGGTGGCGGGCGGCCCGCGACCTGGAGAAGGGCTTCTGCGGCTGGCTCTGCGGCCGGCTGGGCCTGGACCGCTGCGCTCCCTACAGCGTCGTCGAGCTGCTCGACGCCACGGGCGCGGACACGGACGTGCCCGCCGGGCCCTCGCCCGGGCCCTCCGCGCCCCACGTGGAGACCTCGGCCGTCTGA